Genomic window (Sinorhizobium sojae CCBAU 05684):
CATCGCCTCGGGCACCGTATCAAGGATCGATCGCAGATGCGCCTCGCGGGCCGCAACGTCCGACTGCGCCTGCCTCAGATTGGTGATGTCGCTATCGGTCTGGACGATGGCGCCGCGACCGCCAGCCTCCGAGGCGAGAAGGATCCAGCGGCTCGCCACGAAGACGGTGGTGCCGTCCTTGTGTCTCTGCTCGAGCTCACCTGCCCAGGCCCCGTGTGCGTTGAGATGACTGCGGATCTCCTCGATCGATTTCGGGAAAGCCGTTGCCAGCAGCTCATGAACGGGCTCGCCTCGGGCCTCGCCGCGCGACCAGCCGTAGAGTTCTTCGCAACCCTTGCTCCAATGGGTGATCTTGCCGTCGGGCCCGTGGACGATGACATTCGCCCCGTCGAGGGCATCCACGATGTTGCTTACGCGCTTTCCCATCCCTCAGGCCGTCTTCATCCGGTGGCACGCAGCCGCTGCGAGCGTCAGCGACCAGTTCTCGTCATCGTCTCCATCGGCCAGCGAACGAAGTGCATCCATTTTCAGGACCATCATCGATCGCCGTCCGGTGGCTGTGATGATACCGCTGTTCGTCAATTTTGTTATGGTGCGCGAAACGGTTTCGATCGTCATACCCAGATAATCGGCCATGTCGAGGCGGGTCATTGGAATATCGACGATGCGCGTGCAATTCCCGAACTCGTCACGAGACATCATGAGCAGAAAATTGGCGACCTTCTCGTCGGCGCTCCTGCGCGACAGAAGCACGGTCTGGTCCTGGGCCGCGGTCATTTCGTCACACAATTTGGAGAAGAGTTGATCCCTCAACTGCGGCTGGCGCCGGATTTCTTCTTCGAAGCGGCGGCGCGAGAGGCGGCGAAGCGCGACTGGGGTGATCGCCTCGACCGTATAGAGATACCGCTCCTTGAGCGAGACGCCGAGCAGATCGCCGGGGCGCAGGAAGCCGACGATGATGCGGCGGCCGTCGCTGAGCAGCCGCACCGCCCGAAGCATTCCGTCGGTGACCTGGAAGAGATGCGTGGCGTCGTCGCCTTCCCAGAAAACGGCGCTGCCCGCGTCAAACCTTTCCAGCGGTTGCCGGTCGAAAAGAGACGAAAGACTCGGCTGCGAGAGCGTGATGGGTGCTTCGCGAGCATCTTGCATGGCAACAACTTGAAGGCTCATGGCATCCTCCTGTGGATTTGATGGGAGGAGTTTGCGCAGTGGCCGGTGACCGTGCGACGACTGGCGTGCTACACTTGGTACGATATTGTAACGATTTGTAACTGCGCCTTTTGATGAACAGGAGCGGTGCGAGGAGCATGGTCTATTCACAGAAGTCGCCGGAGCACATTCTTGTCGTCGACGACGATCCGAGAATTCGGCAGATGCTCGCACGCTACTTCGAGGATGAGGGCTATCGCGTCAGCCTGGCAGGTGACGGCCGCGAGATGCGCAATTGTCTCGAGACTCAGTCGATCGACATCATCCTGCTCGATCTCGTCCTGCCGGGGGAAGACGGCCTGACATTGGCACGTGACATAAGGGCGCGCTCGGATATTCCGATTATCATGCTGACCGGTCGCAACGACGTGGTCGACCGGATCGTCGGCCTGGAGATCGGCGCCGACGACTACATCGCGAAACCGTTTCATCTTCGCGAAGTGCTGGCAAGATTGAGAAGTGCGCTCAGGCGCCGGCAACCGCAGGCGCCGCCGGTCCGTAGCGAACCCCAGTCCGAAATCTACGGTTTCGAGGGATGGCGCCTCGACATCGGGCGTCGGCAGTTGCTGTCCGACAACGGCGAGGAAACCCTCCTGACTACCGGGGAGTTCGATATGCTCTGTGTGCTTGTGAAGCATGCCGGCCGCGTCCTCCAGCGGGAGCTGCTGATGGATCTTACACGCGGCCGAAACCTTGATGCCTTCGACCGGTCCATCGATGCGCAGATCGCACGTCTGCGCCGCAAGATCGAACAGGATCCCAGCAACCCCGCACTCATCAAGTCGGTCAGGGGAGTCGGTTATGTCTTCAGCGCGCGGACCAGCCGGCAAGACGCGTAGGCGTTTTCGGGCGTTCTTCAACAGCGGGGTTACTGTACGGGAATGAGGGTGCCGCGATCCGCCTGCCGCGGTCTCCCGCGCCGGTCGGGCCAGTTCGCAGGATCCGTCGAGGCGATGCGAATGAAGCTGCAGCGCCTGTTGCGTGCCGCCGTCATCAGATGTTCGAGAAGCGCGTCGGAGACACCTGGCGTGTCTCCGGCACTGATGACGAGGAAGACAGGCACGTCGAGAAGCCGCCCATACAAGGGGTCGTGCGCTATGTGGCCGATGCTGAGGCCGGCGATGTAACCGCGGGCATTCTCTACCGTCACTATCTCCTGTGCATAGGGCAACATGTGCTGCCGAGCAAAGGCCGCCGCACAGAATTCGCGCCATTGGGTCAAATCGAGTTCGTACCCGACGACCTCTATCAGGCGAAAGGCGCGATCGACCTGATGGCGCTGAATTGGACCGACCAAGTAGGCTTTGGCCATTCTCGCTTCCCCGCAATTTCCCGCTTGGCTGAGTGGGCATCAATGGTCCGGCCTGTACGCTGAGCGGTCATTGATGTCCGTCAAACGGCCGCGATCGCCATACGAGTTTGACAGGCATCAAGGTGAGCAAGCGTGAACTGCTGTTGAATAGGGTTCGCGAAAGGGAGCGTGCTATGCCCATCAATATTCGCGGCCGCAGTGTCTTGACGCTCGAGGAGTTCACGCCTGACGAGCTTCGCTTTTTGCTGCGGCTTGCCGCTGACCTCAAGACGGAGAAGAGAAGTGGCAAAGAGATCCCGCGGCTGAGCCGCAAGCACATCGCCCTCATTTTCGAAAAGGAGTCGACGCGCACCCGCACCGGCTTCGAAGTGGCGGCCCATGACCAGGGCGCTCATGTCACCTATTGGGGGCCTTCCGGCAGTCACCTGGGCCACAGGGAATCGATCAGGGATACCGCGCGCGTGCTCGGAAGACTATACGACGCGATCGAATATCGCGGTCGCTCGCAAGGCACGGTCGACGAACTGGCGGCACATGCGGGCGTGCCGGTCTATAACGGCCTGACCGATGAATCCCACCCGACGCATGCGCTCGGCGATTTCCTAACCATGCAGGAATTTAGTGAAAAGCCGCTCTCGCAGGTGGTGGTGGCTTACCTCGGAGATGGCCGCGGCAATGTCGCACGATCGCTGGCGATCGGTGCCGCCAAGCTCGGAGTGGATCTGCGCATCGTCTTCGCCACCGATCTTCTGGCCCGCGCAATCCTTCATCCTGCAGGTGACGTCGGAGGCGCGAGCGCATGGAGGCCGGTTCACGGTGCTGGAGCACGTCGGGGCGGTGTTTTGGGTGCCGACTTCATCTACACGGCGCCGTGGCTCGGCGAGGAGGAGACGGGCTTGGCCGAGCGTATTAGGCTGCTCGCGCCCTTCGGCGTCAGGGCGAACGTGATGGAGGCTAGCGAAAATCCCCATACGAAGTTCATGCACTGTCTGCCCGCCTGCCACGACCGGAATAGCGAGATCGGAGCGCGGGCTGCCAAGCAATTCGGCATTGAGTGCATGGAGGTGTCGGACGCCGTCTTCCAATCCAAAGCCTCGATTGTCTTCGACCAGGCGGAAAACCGCATGCATACGATCAAGTCGATACTTATCGCGACGATCGCGGGCTGAATCCCTGCGGCGGAGCTGTGCTTCTGCAAGTCTTAACATCGCGCATACAAAGTCGCTTCAGGCCGGCCGCACAATGTTGATGCGTATCAAGTCGTCTGCCACGCAGGCGTGCATTCTTCGGAAATGGCTGCTTCGCGAAAGGGTCCGCATCAATGTCCGCTGAACCGATCATCCGCTTTCATGGCGCTGCCGGTACCGTTACGGGTTCCTGCCAGCTTGTGGAATTCGGGCCCACAAAAGTTCTCGTCGACTGCGGGCTTTTCCAGGGGTCGAAGACTGAAAAGGAGCTGAACTATCGTTTATTCCCCTTCGATCCCGCCAAGATCGATGCCGTCATCCTCACGCATGCGCATATCGATCATTCCGGCCTGCTCCCGAAGCTCGTCAAGCTCGGCTATGACGGCCCGATGTTCGCAACGCCCGCGACGCGGGATCTGTGTTCGGTCATGCTGCCCGATTCCGCCCATATCCAGGAGAGCGAGGTCGACCAGCGTAATCGCCGCAGCTTGCGGCGGGGGCGCGATGCGGTGACGCCGATCTACGCTGCACGCGACGCCGCGATCGCCATCACCCTGTTCCGTCCGGTGCCGCTCGGAGCGTGGCATCAGGCTGCGGCGGGAATTCGGTTCCGGTTCTGGAATGCCGGGCATTTGCTTGGTTCGGCCTCCGTCGAGATGGAGATCGACGCGGCGCATTCGCCGCTGCGGCTTCTCTTCTCCGGCGATATCGGTCCGCACCACAAGCTGCTGCAGTTCGACGCCACGGCGCCAGGCAACTGGGATTATGTCGTCTGCGAGAGCACCTATGGCGACCTCGAGCGAGAGCAGACGCCGGATGAGACGAGGCGAAACATCCTGCGTGCCGAGGTCATGGCGGCGACCCACCCGAACGGTGCGCTGATCATCCCGTCCTTTGCCGTGGAGCGCACGCAGGAACTCCTCACCGACCTGATCCATCTCATGGACACAGGCGCGATCGCGAGATGTCCAATCATCATCGATTCACCGCTTGCGACACAGGCGAGCGAAATCTTCCGAAAGCATCCGCCCGAGCTGGAAAACGGCGATGCCCTTGTCAGGGCGATCGAGGCCAGAAACGTCCGTTTCACTGAGACAGTCGAACAGTCGAAGGCACTCGACCTCATGCGGGACTTCCACATTGTCATTGCTGCGAGTGGCATGTGCGAGGCTGGCCGCATAAGGCACAGGCTGAAGAACTGGCTCTGGCGGGACGAGG
Coding sequences:
- the argF gene encoding ornithine carbamoyltransferase — encoded protein: MPINIRGRSVLTLEEFTPDELRFLLRLAADLKTEKRSGKEIPRLSRKHIALIFEKESTRTRTGFEVAAHDQGAHVTYWGPSGSHLGHRESIRDTARVLGRLYDAIEYRGRSQGTVDELAAHAGVPVYNGLTDESHPTHALGDFLTMQEFSEKPLSQVVVAYLGDGRGNVARSLAIGAAKLGVDLRIVFATDLLARAILHPAGDVGGASAWRPVHGAGARRGGVLGADFIYTAPWLGEEETGLAERIRLLAPFGVRANVMEASENPHTKFMHCLPACHDRNSEIGARAAKQFGIECMEVSDAVFQSKASIVFDQAENRMHTIKSILIATIAG
- a CDS encoding response regulator, with amino-acid sequence MVYSQKSPEHILVVDDDPRIRQMLARYFEDEGYRVSLAGDGREMRNCLETQSIDIILLDLVLPGEDGLTLARDIRARSDIPIIMLTGRNDVVDRIVGLEIGADDYIAKPFHLREVLARLRSALRRRQPQAPPVRSEPQSEIYGFEGWRLDIGRRQLLSDNGEETLLTTGEFDMLCVLVKHAGRVLQRELLMDLTRGRNLDAFDRSIDAQIARLRRKIEQDPSNPALIKSVRGVGYVFSARTSRQDA
- a CDS encoding Crp/Fnr family transcriptional regulator encodes the protein MSLQVVAMQDAREAPITLSQPSLSSLFDRQPLERFDAGSAVFWEGDDATHLFQVTDGMLRAVRLLSDGRRIIVGFLRPGDLLGVSLKERYLYTVEAITPVALRRLSRRRFEEEIRRQPQLRDQLFSKLCDEMTAAQDQTVLLSRRSADEKVANFLLMMSRDEFGNCTRIVDIPMTRLDMADYLGMTIETVSRTITKLTNSGIITATGRRSMMVLKMDALRSLADGDDDENWSLTLAAAACHRMKTA
- a CDS encoding MBL fold metallo-hydrolase RNA specificity domain-containing protein: MSAEPIIRFHGAAGTVTGSCQLVEFGPTKVLVDCGLFQGSKTEKELNYRLFPFDPAKIDAVILTHAHIDHSGLLPKLVKLGYDGPMFATPATRDLCSVMLPDSAHIQESEVDQRNRRSLRRGRDAVTPIYAARDAAIAITLFRPVPLGAWHQAAAGIRFRFWNAGHLLGSASVEMEIDAAHSPLRLLFSGDIGPHHKLLQFDATAPGNWDYVVCESTYGDLEREQTPDETRRNILRAEVMAATHPNGALIIPSFAVERTQELLTDLIHLMDTGAIARCPIIIDSPLATQASEIFRKHPPELENGDALVRAIEARNVRFTETVEQSKALDLMRDFHIVIAASGMCEAGRIRHRLKNWLWRDEGTVLLVGYQATGTLGRFLEDGASVVRIQGDDIRVRARIRTLDIYSGHADGAELANWVRARQPIRGGVFLVHGEEEALEALRQRLSEFLPEERLIRPRLDAAFRLSAEGLVEISEAAPPPRIDPYRAGHTDWHNDFQSLVLDLQDELARAADDKARGVVLRRLRRALMEEA